A single region of the Streptomyces sp. NBC_00425 genome encodes:
- a CDS encoding gamma-aminobutyraldehyde dehydrogenase codes for MQDRFPAQQLFAEGAQYIDGRLARGDSGRAHAVIDPATGEEVCTYDLAGTDTVDAAVAAARAAFPGWAGATPGERSDALHRFAAVLAGQAGDLARAESLQCGKPLKLTREFDVPGTIDNTAFFAGAARHLAGQSAGEYSGDHTSYVRREPIGVVGSVAPWNYPLQMAAWKILPAIAAGNTIVLKPAELTPLTSLMFARAASEAGIPDGVINIVNGTGREAGEHLVGHPDVVMTSFTGSTAVGRRVAEIATATVKRLHLELGGKAPFVVFEDADLEAAVHGAVAGSLINTGQDCTAATRAYVQRPLYQAFVERTAALMETVRVGDPFAAGTDLGPLVSHAQRDRVAAFVDRARGYARVVTGGEAPQGDLKNGAYYLPTLIADAAQDSEAVQSEIFGPVLVVLPFDTDDEGIRLANDTPYGLAASAWTRDVFRANRATREIRAGCVWINDHIPIISEMPHGGYKASGFGKDMSAYSFEEYTQVKHVMFDNTAVARKPWHRTVFGDS; via the coding sequence ATGCAGGACCGGTTCCCCGCACAGCAGCTGTTCGCGGAAGGCGCCCAGTACATCGACGGCCGCCTCGCCCGCGGCGACTCGGGGCGCGCCCACGCCGTGATCGACCCCGCCACCGGTGAGGAGGTCTGCACCTACGACCTGGCGGGCACGGACACCGTCGACGCGGCCGTCGCCGCGGCCCGCGCCGCCTTTCCCGGCTGGGCGGGCGCCACGCCGGGGGAGCGTTCCGACGCACTGCACCGTTTCGCCGCGGTCCTCGCCGGCCAAGCCGGCGACCTCGCCCGCGCCGAGTCCCTGCAGTGCGGCAAGCCGCTGAAGCTGACCCGGGAGTTCGACGTCCCGGGGACGATCGACAACACCGCGTTCTTCGCCGGAGCCGCCCGGCATCTCGCGGGCCAGTCGGCCGGCGAGTACTCCGGCGACCACACCTCCTACGTCCGCCGGGAACCCATCGGCGTCGTCGGCTCCGTCGCGCCCTGGAACTACCCCCTTCAGATGGCGGCCTGGAAGATCCTCCCGGCGATCGCCGCGGGGAACACGATCGTGCTCAAGCCGGCCGAGCTCACCCCGCTCACCTCGCTGATGTTCGCCCGGGCGGCGTCGGAGGCCGGGATCCCCGACGGTGTGATCAACATCGTCAACGGGACCGGACGGGAGGCGGGCGAGCACCTCGTCGGCCACCCCGACGTCGTCATGACCTCCTTCACCGGCTCCACGGCCGTCGGCAGGCGGGTCGCCGAGATCGCCACCGCGACCGTCAAGCGGCTGCACCTCGAGCTCGGCGGCAAGGCGCCCTTCGTCGTCTTCGAGGACGCCGACCTGGAGGCCGCCGTCCACGGCGCGGTCGCCGGCTCGCTCATCAACACCGGGCAGGACTGCACGGCCGCCACGCGCGCGTATGTGCAGCGGCCTCTCTACCAGGCCTTCGTCGAGCGGACGGCCGCCCTGATGGAGACCGTTCGGGTCGGGGACCCGTTCGCCGCGGGCACCGACCTCGGCCCGCTCGTGTCGCACGCACAGCGCGACCGGGTCGCCGCCTTCGTCGACCGGGCGCGCGGCTACGCGCGCGTGGTGACGGGCGGCGAGGCGCCCCAGGGCGACCTCAAGAACGGCGCCTACTATCTGCCCACCCTGATCGCGGACGCCGCCCAGGACAGCGAGGCCGTCCAGTCGGAGATCTTCGGGCCGGTCCTGGTCGTCCTGCCGTTCGACACCGACGACGAGGGCATCAGGCTCGCCAACGACACCCCCTACGGGCTCGCGGCCTCCGCGTGGACCCGGGACGTCTTCCGGGCGAACCGTGCGACACGCGAGATCAGGGCCGGGTGCGTGTGGATCAACGACCACATCCCGATCATCAGCGAGATGCCGCACGGCGGTTACAAGGCGTCCGGCTTCGGCAAGGACATGTCAGCGTACTCGTTCGAGGAGTACACACAGGTAAAGCACGTTATGTTCGATAACACGGCGGTGGCCCGCAAGCCCTGGCACCGCACGGTCTTCGGGGACTCATAA
- a CDS encoding DUF4190 domain-containing protein, producing the protein MSDDAPTPAGDAARDPWPAPASDATDGPWDAEPGTTPRVPLDKAAPAGGAPGAASPLTPSPWAAPGGAAQSGPGHTVAANEPSAPGTGPAQDRAPASVHDQQTMTSLPGVTPQPWADPFGSPQPHGALGGFPPPDPATAAGGPPPGHFAPPAHGGPVPPPPIAPDGPGQIPYGYAGGYGYPSPPHYGGAPGLYGWAGGGAGDNNGTGVAGLVLGILAAVVFCLWPLAIVFGILGVVFGAIGRGKARRGEASNPGQALAGVICGAVGLVLAVGVGVLTIVAP; encoded by the coding sequence ATGTCCGACGACGCGCCGACTCCGGCCGGTGACGCCGCCCGCGACCCGTGGCCCGCACCCGCCTCCGACGCGACGGACGGACCGTGGGACGCGGAGCCCGGGACGACACCCCGGGTGCCGTTGGACAAGGCCGCCCCGGCCGGCGGTGCTCCCGGCGCGGCCTCCCCGCTGACCCCGAGCCCATGGGCGGCGCCCGGCGGCGCGGCGCAGAGCGGCCCCGGCCACACCGTCGCCGCGAACGAACCCTCGGCCCCCGGAACCGGCCCCGCGCAGGACCGGGCGCCGGCCTCCGTCCACGACCAGCAGACGATGACCTCGCTGCCCGGCGTGACGCCGCAGCCCTGGGCCGATCCCTTCGGGAGCCCGCAGCCGCACGGCGCGCTCGGCGGCTTTCCGCCGCCGGACCCCGCCACGGCCGCGGGCGGTCCGCCCCCCGGACACTTCGCCCCTCCGGCCCACGGCGGGCCGGTGCCGCCGCCGCCCATCGCCCCCGACGGGCCCGGGCAGATCCCGTACGGCTACGCCGGCGGCTACGGCTATCCGTCCCCACCGCACTACGGCGGCGCGCCCGGGCTGTACGGCTGGGCCGGCGGCGGTGCAGGGGACAACAACGGCACGGGCGTGGCCGGACTGGTGCTGGGGATCCTGGCCGCGGTCGTCTTCTGTCTGTGGCCGCTGGCCATCGTCTTCGGCATCCTCGGCGTCGTGTTCGGCGCGATCGGGCGCGGGAAGGCCCGCCGGGGTGAGGCCTCGAACCCCGGTCAGGCGCTGGCCGGCGTCATCTGCGGCGCGGTGGGCCTGGTGCTGGCGGTCGGCGTGGGCGTCCTGACGATCGTGGCCCCGTAG
- a CDS encoding adenosine deaminase — MTDRLDASSAAAASGSPVSGVPAGPTAAAAAGARDLHAFVAGLPKAELHVHHVGSASPRIVSELAARHPDSRVPTDPEALADYFTFTDFAHFIEVYLSVVDLIRTPEDVRLLTYEVARDLARQRVRYAELTVTPFSSTRRGIDERAFMDAIEDARKAAEAEFGTVLRWCFDIPGEAGLEAAEETTRLATDDRIRPEGLVSFGLGGPEVGVERPQFKPYFDRAIAAGLRSAPHAGETTGPQTVWDALTHLRAERIGHGTSSAQDEKLLAHLAEHRIALEVCPTSNIATRAVRTLDEHPIKEFVQAGVLVTVNSDDPPMFGTDLNNEYAVAARLLDLDERGVADLARNAVEAAFLDEAGKARLRTEIDVYTAGWLAP, encoded by the coding sequence ATGACCGACCGACTCGACGCATCCTCAGCAGCCGCCGCCTCCGGCTCCCCCGTCTCCGGCGTGCCCGCCGGCCCCACCGCCGCGGCGGCGGCCGGCGCCCGCGACCTGCACGCCTTCGTCGCCGGGCTGCCCAAGGCCGAACTGCACGTCCACCACGTCGGCTCCGCGTCCCCCCGCATCGTCTCCGAGCTGGCCGCCCGGCACCCCGACTCCAGGGTGCCCACCGACCCCGAGGCCCTCGCCGACTACTTCACCTTCACGGACTTCGCCCACTTCATCGAGGTCTATCTGTCCGTCGTGGATCTCATCCGCACCCCGGAGGACGTCCGGCTGCTCACCTACGAGGTCGCCCGGGACCTGGCCCGTCAGCGGGTGCGCTACGCCGAGCTGACCGTCACCCCCTTCTCCTCGACCCGGCGCGGCATCGACGAACGCGCCTTCATGGACGCCATCGAGGACGCCCGCAAGGCGGCCGAGGCGGAGTTCGGGACCGTGCTGCGCTGGTGCTTCGACATCCCCGGCGAGGCGGGTCTCGAGGCCGCCGAGGAGACCACACGGCTCGCCACCGACGACCGGATCCGCCCGGAGGGGCTGGTCTCCTTCGGGCTCGGCGGGCCCGAGGTCGGTGTGGAACGTCCTCAGTTCAAGCCGTACTTCGACCGGGCGATCGCCGCCGGGCTGCGGTCGGCGCCGCACGCCGGCGAGACCACCGGCCCGCAGACGGTGTGGGACGCGCTGACGCATCTGCGCGCCGAGCGCATCGGCCACGGCACCAGCTCCGCGCAGGACGAGAAGCTGCTCGCGCACCTCGCCGAACACCGCATCGCCCTGGAGGTGTGCCCGACGTCGAACATCGCCACCCGTGCGGTCCGCACCCTCGACGAGCACCCGATCAAGGAGTTCGTGCAGGCCGGCGTCCTGGTCACGGTCAACTCCGACGACCCGCCCATGTTCGGCACCGACCTGAACAACGAGTACGCGGTCGCCGCCCGGCTCCTCGACCTCGACGAGCGGGGCGTCGCCGATCTCGCGAGGAACGCGGTCGAGGCAGCCTTCCTGGACGAGGCCGGCAAGGCCCGGCTGCGGACCGAGATCGACGTGTACACCGCCGGATGGCTCGCCCCCTGA
- a CDS encoding NADAR family protein — translation METIDSRESLVRAVRAGAGIKYLHFWGHRPRPDGRIGASCLSQWWPSPFVVDEVAYATAEHWMMAAKARLFADPEAQERVLAAASPAQAKKEGRLVRGFDDTTWERERFRIVVEGSVHKFASDPALGSFLLGTRSRVLVEASPMDRVWGIGLTADDEAATNPERWRGLNLLGFALMQARERLLAQA, via the coding sequence ATGGAGACGATCGACAGCCGGGAGTCCCTGGTCAGGGCCGTCCGGGCGGGGGCTGGGATCAAGTACCTGCACTTCTGGGGCCACCGTCCGCGACCGGACGGACGGATCGGTGCGAGCTGCCTGAGCCAATGGTGGCCGTCACCGTTCGTGGTCGACGAGGTCGCCTACGCGACGGCGGAGCACTGGATGATGGCCGCGAAAGCGCGGCTCTTCGCGGATCCGGAGGCGCAGGAGCGGGTGCTGGCCGCAGCGTCGCCCGCCCAGGCGAAGAAGGAGGGGCGGCTGGTCCGCGGCTTCGACGACACCACGTGGGAGCGGGAGCGGTTCCGGATCGTCGTCGAGGGCAGCGTCCACAAGTTCGCCTCGGACCCCGCGCTGGGCTCGTTCCTGCTGGGCACCCGTTCGAGGGTGCTGGTCGAGGCGAGCCCGATGGACCGCGTGTGGGGCATCGGCCTGACGGCCGACGACGAGGCGGCGACGAACCCCGAGCGGTGGCGCGGCCTGAACCTGCTGGGCTTCGCCCTGATGCAGGCCAGGGAGCGGCTGCTCGCGCAGGCCTGA
- a CDS encoding glycerophosphodiester phosphodiesterase, producing MQNVTAVAHRGDPYRLRENTIASLRSALDLGADAVECDVRLTRDGVPVLLHDATLKRLWAHDRPLASLSAAEVRGLTAGAVPTLAEALAATEGSRLMLDLPGTREVGAARRIVDAVREAGATDRVYYCAGAVAMLAVRAADPSAEIALTCTSLAPPRPALLAAVRPRWLNYRFSLVDRELAARVHRAGHLLSVWTPDTRRSLRRLIGLGVDSITTNRIDLLTALRKEG from the coding sequence ATGCAGAACGTGACCGCCGTGGCCCACCGCGGCGACCCCTACCGTCTCCGTGAGAACACGATCGCTTCGCTGCGTTCCGCGCTCGACCTGGGCGCGGACGCCGTGGAGTGCGATGTACGGCTCACCCGGGACGGCGTGCCCGTGCTGCTGCACGACGCGACGTTGAAGCGGCTGTGGGCGCACGACCGTCCGCTGGCCTCGCTGTCCGCGGCCGAGGTGCGCGGGCTGACGGCCGGCGCGGTGCCGACGCTCGCGGAGGCGCTCGCGGCGACCGAGGGCAGCCGGCTGATGCTCGACCTGCCCGGGACCCGGGAGGTGGGCGCGGCACGGCGGATCGTCGACGCCGTGCGCGAGGCCGGGGCGACGGACCGGGTGTACTACTGCGCGGGCGCCGTCGCGATGCTCGCCGTGCGCGCCGCCGACCCGTCCGCCGAGATCGCGCTCACCTGCACGAGCCTGGCGCCCCCGCGACCGGCGCTGCTCGCGGCGGTGCGGCCGCGCTGGCTCAACTACCGCTTCTCCCTGGTGGACCGGGAGCTCGCCGCGCGCGTCCACCGGGCCGGCCACCTGCTCTCCGTCTGGACCCCCGACACCCGCCGTTCCCTGCGCCGGCTCATCGGCCTGGGCGTCGACTCGATCACCACGAACCGCATCGACCTCCTGACCGCGCTGCGCAAGGAGGGCTGA